In one window of Bos taurus isolate L1 Dominette 01449 registration number 42190680 breed Hereford chromosome 15, ARS-UCD2.0, whole genome shotgun sequence DNA:
- the KBTBD3 gene encoding kelch repeat and BTB domain-containing protein 3 isoform X2, which produces MSSDSTSFFPLPFEFSFSSKELFFCSLILHITSSLEEAVQYNRAMFEVNMKERDGGSVTITNLSSKAVKAFLDYAYTGKTKITDDNVEMFFQLSSFLQVSFLSKACSDFLIKSINLVNCLQLLSISDSYGSARLFDHALYFVQHHFSLLFKSSDFLEMNFGVLQKCLESDELNVPEEETVLKVVLSWTKHNLESRQKHLPYLIKKVRLCQLSEETLQDCLLNEECLLKSTNCFDIIMDAIKCVQGSGGLFPDARPSTTEKYIFVHKTEENGEAQYTFCYNIKSDSWKILPQSHLIDLPGSSLSSYGEKIFLTGGCKGPCCRTVRLHIAESYHDATDQTWCYCPVKNDFFLVSTMKTPRTMHTSVMALNKLFVIGGKTRGSQDIKSLLDVESYNPLSKEWVSVSPLPRGIYYPEASACQNVIYVLGSEVEITDAFNPSLDCFFNYNATTDQWSELVAEFGQFFHATLIKAVPVNCTLYICDLSTYKVYSFCPDTCVWKGEGSFECAGFNAGAVGIEDKIYILGGDYAPDEITDEVQVYHSSRSEWEEVSPMPRALTEFYCQVIQFNKYRDPWFSNHF; this is translated from the exons ATGTCTTCAG ATTCCACTAGTTTCTTTCCACTTCCCTTTGaattcagtttttcttccaaggaactcTTTTTTTGTTCCCTTATCCTTCATATCACCTCTTCATTAGAGGAAGCAGTACAGTATAATAG GGCTATGTTTGAAGTAAACATGAAAGAAAGAGATGGTGGAAGTGTTACCATTACTAATTTGTCCTCCAAAGCAGTAAAAGCATTTCTTGATTATGCCTATACTGGAAAAACAAAGATAACAGATGATAATGTGGAAATGTTCTTCCAGTTGTCATCATTTCTTCAAGTTTCCTTCCTATCCAAAGCTTGCAGtgactttttaataaaaagtattaaTCTTGTCAATTGTTTACAATTATTATCTATATCAGATAGCTATGGCTCTGCCCGTTTGTTTGACCATGCTTTATACTTTGTACAACAtcacttttctttattatttaaatcCAGTGATTTCTTAGAGATGAATTTTGGAGTATTGCAAAAGTGTTTGGAATCAGATGAATTAAATGTTCCTGAAGAAGAAACTGTACTGAAAGTTGTCCTTAGTTGGACTAAACATAACTTAGAATCAAGGCAAAAACATCTgccttatttaattaaaaaagtaaGATTATGTCAGTTATCTGAGGAGACACTTCAAGATTGTCTACTCAATGAAGAGTGTTTACTCAAAAGCACAAACTGTTTTGACATAATCATGGATGCAATTAAGTGTGTGCAAGGTTCTGGTGGACTTTTCCCTGATGCTCGACCATCCACaactgaaaaatacatatttgttcacaaaactgaggaaaatggagaagctcaataTACGTTTTGCTATAATATTAAAAGTGATTCATGGAAGATACTGCCACAGTCACACCTGATTGATTTGCCAGGATCTAGTCTGTCTAGTTATGGGGAGAAAATATTCTTGACAGGTGGTTGCAAAGGGCCATGTTGTAGAACAGTTCGGCTTCATATTGCAGAATCATATCATGATGCCACTGATCAAACCTGGTGCTACTGTCCAGtcaaaaatgattttttcctGGTATCAACTATGAAAACACCAAGAACCATGCATACATCAGTTATGGCTCTCAATAAATTATTTGTCATAGGTGGAAAAACTAGAGGATCTCAGGACATTAAAAGTCTCTTAGATGTTGAATCTTACAATCCTCTTTCCAAAGAATGGGTGTCTGTTAGCCCATTACCCAGGGGCATATACTATCCTGAAGCAAGTGCATGCCAAAATGTAATTTATGTTCTTGGATCAGAGGTAGAAATTACAGATGCTTTTAACCCATCACTTGATTGCTTTTTCAACTACAATGCTACAACTGATCAGTGGTCTGAACTAGTGGCAGAATTCGGGCAGTTTTTTCATGCAACACTAATTAAAGCTGTCCCAGTAAACTGCACACTCTATATATGTGACCTTTCCACTTATAAAGTTTATAGTTTTTGTCCAGATACTTGTGTTTGGAAGGGTGAAGGATCTTTTGAATGTGCAGGCTTCAATGCAGGTGCGGTTGGAATTgaagataaaatttatatattaggTGGTGATTATGCACCAGATGAAATCACAGATGAAGTTCAAGTCTACCACAGCAGCAGGTCTGAGTGGGAAGAAGTTTCACCAATGCCAAGAGCTTTAACTGAATTTTACTGCCAGGTGATTCAGTTTAATAAATACAGAGACCCATGGTTTTCTAATCATTTCTAA
- the KBTBD3 gene encoding kelch repeat and BTB domain-containing protein 3 isoform X1 — protein sequence MDNSYNFNQKGSCNGIPSEKKNNFLVSEDHGQKILSILQNFREQNIFYDFKIIMKDETIPCHRCVLAACSDFFRAMFEVNMKERDGGSVTITNLSSKAVKAFLDYAYTGKTKITDDNVEMFFQLSSFLQVSFLSKACSDFLIKSINLVNCLQLLSISDSYGSARLFDHALYFVQHHFSLLFKSSDFLEMNFGVLQKCLESDELNVPEEETVLKVVLSWTKHNLESRQKHLPYLIKKVRLCQLSEETLQDCLLNEECLLKSTNCFDIIMDAIKCVQGSGGLFPDARPSTTEKYIFVHKTEENGEAQYTFCYNIKSDSWKILPQSHLIDLPGSSLSSYGEKIFLTGGCKGPCCRTVRLHIAESYHDATDQTWCYCPVKNDFFLVSTMKTPRTMHTSVMALNKLFVIGGKTRGSQDIKSLLDVESYNPLSKEWVSVSPLPRGIYYPEASACQNVIYVLGSEVEITDAFNPSLDCFFNYNATTDQWSELVAEFGQFFHATLIKAVPVNCTLYICDLSTYKVYSFCPDTCVWKGEGSFECAGFNAGAVGIEDKIYILGGDYAPDEITDEVQVYHSSRSEWEEVSPMPRALTEFYCQVIQFNKYRDPWFSNHF from the exons ATGGATAATTCATATAATTTCAATCAAAAAGGCTCATGTAATGGAATTCCATCTGAGAAGAAAAACAACTTCCTTGTGTCAGAAGATCATGGACAGAAAATCTTAAGTATACTACAGAATTTTCGAGAACAAAATATCTTTTatgatttcaaaataatcatGAAAGATGAAACAATCCCATGTCATCGTTGTGTGTTAGCAGCATGCAGTGACTTTTTCAG GGCTATGTTTGAAGTAAACATGAAAGAAAGAGATGGTGGAAGTGTTACCATTACTAATTTGTCCTCCAAAGCAGTAAAAGCATTTCTTGATTATGCCTATACTGGAAAAACAAAGATAACAGATGATAATGTGGAAATGTTCTTCCAGTTGTCATCATTTCTTCAAGTTTCCTTCCTATCCAAAGCTTGCAGtgactttttaataaaaagtattaaTCTTGTCAATTGTTTACAATTATTATCTATATCAGATAGCTATGGCTCTGCCCGTTTGTTTGACCATGCTTTATACTTTGTACAACAtcacttttctttattatttaaatcCAGTGATTTCTTAGAGATGAATTTTGGAGTATTGCAAAAGTGTTTGGAATCAGATGAATTAAATGTTCCTGAAGAAGAAACTGTACTGAAAGTTGTCCTTAGTTGGACTAAACATAACTTAGAATCAAGGCAAAAACATCTgccttatttaattaaaaaagtaaGATTATGTCAGTTATCTGAGGAGACACTTCAAGATTGTCTACTCAATGAAGAGTGTTTACTCAAAAGCACAAACTGTTTTGACATAATCATGGATGCAATTAAGTGTGTGCAAGGTTCTGGTGGACTTTTCCCTGATGCTCGACCATCCACaactgaaaaatacatatttgttcacaaaactgaggaaaatggagaagctcaataTACGTTTTGCTATAATATTAAAAGTGATTCATGGAAGATACTGCCACAGTCACACCTGATTGATTTGCCAGGATCTAGTCTGTCTAGTTATGGGGAGAAAATATTCTTGACAGGTGGTTGCAAAGGGCCATGTTGTAGAACAGTTCGGCTTCATATTGCAGAATCATATCATGATGCCACTGATCAAACCTGGTGCTACTGTCCAGtcaaaaatgattttttcctGGTATCAACTATGAAAACACCAAGAACCATGCATACATCAGTTATGGCTCTCAATAAATTATTTGTCATAGGTGGAAAAACTAGAGGATCTCAGGACATTAAAAGTCTCTTAGATGTTGAATCTTACAATCCTCTTTCCAAAGAATGGGTGTCTGTTAGCCCATTACCCAGGGGCATATACTATCCTGAAGCAAGTGCATGCCAAAATGTAATTTATGTTCTTGGATCAGAGGTAGAAATTACAGATGCTTTTAACCCATCACTTGATTGCTTTTTCAACTACAATGCTACAACTGATCAGTGGTCTGAACTAGTGGCAGAATTCGGGCAGTTTTTTCATGCAACACTAATTAAAGCTGTCCCAGTAAACTGCACACTCTATATATGTGACCTTTCCACTTATAAAGTTTATAGTTTTTGTCCAGATACTTGTGTTTGGAAGGGTGAAGGATCTTTTGAATGTGCAGGCTTCAATGCAGGTGCGGTTGGAATTgaagataaaatttatatattaggTGGTGATTATGCACCAGATGAAATCACAGATGAAGTTCAAGTCTACCACAGCAGCAGGTCTGAGTGGGAAGAAGTTTCACCAATGCCAAGAGCTTTAACTGAATTTTACTGCCAGGTGATTCAGTTTAATAAATACAGAGACCCATGGTTTTCTAATCATTTCTAA